In the Orenia marismortui DSM 5156 genome, one interval contains:
- a CDS encoding flotillin family protein: MLKMILYVVGGVAFLIFIAFPILLTLFYKKVDQGTAIVKNGIGGSKVSFTGTWIIPILHHWEKMDVSIKKVEIERSGKAGLICKDNLRADIKVAFFVRVNHTEKDVLRVAKSLGTKKASDTATLMEFFDAKFSEALKTVGKKFEFTQLYTERDTFKEEILQVIGTDLNGYVLDDAAIDYLEQTKVENLDENNVLDSEGIKKIIELTATQAMKSNEIKRNKEKTIVKQDVSAREAVLELERQQTEAEEKQKREIANMKSRENSQIKIVEEEERLKAERTRIKTDEEISIAEENKDRQIIIARVSKEGTESVQQERAQKETEIERTEREKVVSLAKIAKEKDLEKEKKSMQEVVRERVMVEKSVAEEEEKIKDTIEIAQANRDKQVNVTKAESDAEVKAIDKIKLAEAEKQSAQELAEKEVIMADTELKTSHKKAESIKIMADAKAEEASVQGISDSRVMKAQAEAFEAEGASKAKVEEMQAAAEAKAIKVKGESEAQVTREKALAEAEGINRKAEAMKKLDSVGKEHEEFKLKLNKDKEVELAEIGIKAEIARAQAEIMKDGLKNANVDIVGGDSIFFDKLINSISAGKQVDRLVNNSNVLTDVKDTFFNGDIDNFQKQLKTLINSFNVDTEAIKNLTISSAIMKYMDDSNGTPSTAITKILDKAKELGVENDPIKSIIG, encoded by the coding sequence ATGTTAAAAATGATATTATATGTTGTTGGAGGAGTGGCCTTTTTAATTTTTATAGCCTTTCCTATATTATTAACACTATTTTATAAGAAAGTAGATCAAGGAACTGCTATTGTAAAGAATGGAATTGGAGGGTCAAAGGTCTCCTTTACTGGAACCTGGATTATTCCGATATTGCACCATTGGGAGAAGATGGATGTATCTATTAAAAAGGTAGAGATCGAGAGAAGTGGCAAAGCTGGACTGATATGTAAAGATAATTTACGAGCCGATATCAAGGTAGCTTTCTTTGTAAGGGTAAATCATACAGAGAAGGATGTACTAAGAGTTGCTAAATCTTTAGGAACTAAAAAAGCATCTGATACTGCTACTTTAATGGAATTTTTTGATGCTAAATTTTCAGAAGCTTTAAAAACAGTTGGAAAGAAATTTGAATTTACGCAACTTTATACTGAAAGAGATACTTTTAAAGAAGAGATTCTTCAAGTGATAGGAACTGATCTTAATGGTTATGTATTAGATGATGCTGCCATTGATTATTTAGAACAGACAAAGGTAGAGAATTTAGATGAGAATAATGTACTTGACTCAGAAGGTATTAAAAAGATTATTGAATTAACTGCAACTCAGGCAATGAAATCAAATGAAATTAAAAGAAATAAAGAGAAGACAATTGTTAAACAAGATGTAAGTGCCAGAGAGGCTGTTTTAGAATTGGAAAGACAGCAGACTGAAGCAGAAGAGAAGCAAAAGAGAGAAATAGCTAATATGAAATCTAGAGAAAATTCTCAAATAAAAATTGTAGAAGAGGAAGAGCGATTAAAAGCAGAAAGAACAAGAATCAAGACTGATGAAGAGATTTCAATTGCTGAAGAGAATAAAGATAGACAGATAATTATTGCTAGAGTATCCAAAGAAGGAACAGAATCTGTACAACAAGAAAGAGCACAAAAAGAGACAGAAATAGAAAGAACAGAACGAGAGAAAGTAGTTTCTCTTGCCAAAATAGCTAAGGAAAAGGATTTAGAAAAAGAGAAGAAGAGTATGCAAGAAGTAGTTAGAGAAAGAGTAATGGTTGAGAAATCAGTAGCAGAGGAAGAAGAGAAGATAAAGGATACTATAGAGATAGCTCAGGCTAATAGAGATAAGCAGGTAAATGTTACAAAGGCTGAAAGTGATGCAGAAGTTAAGGCAATTGACAAGATCAAACTTGCTGAGGCAGAAAAACAAAGTGCTCAAGAATTAGCTGAAAAAGAGGTTATAATGGCAGATACTGAACTAAAGACCTCCCATAAGAAGGCTGAGTCTATTAAGATTATGGCAGATGCTAAGGCAGAGGAAGCTTCAGTACAAGGAATCTCTGATTCTAGAGTAATGAAAGCACAGGCAGAGGCCTTTGAAGCAGAAGGTGCTTCAAAAGCTAAAGTTGAAGAGATGCAAGCAGCAGCAGAAGCTAAAGCAATTAAAGTTAAAGGTGAATCAGAAGCACAAGTAACTAGAGAAAAGGCATTAGCAGAAGCTGAAGGAATTAACAGAAAAGCAGAAGCAATGAAAAAGTTGGATTCTGTAGGAAAAGAGCATGAAGAGTTTAAATTAAAACTAAATAAGGATAAGGAAGTAGAACTAGCAGAGATAGGTATTAAAGCAGAGATAGCAAGGGCACAAGCAGAAATAATGAAAGACGGATTGAAGAATGCTAATGTTGATATCGTTGGTGGAGACTCAATCTTCTTTGATAAGCTAATAAATTCAATTAGTGCTGGAAAGCAAGTTGATAGATTGGTTAATAATTCTAATGTCTTAACCGATGTAAAGGATACATTTTTTAATGGAGATATAGATAATTTTCAAAAGCAGTTAAAAACTTTAATCAATAGTTTTAATGTTGATACTGAAGCAATAAAGAACCTTACAATTTCTAGTGCTATAATGAAATATATGGATGATTCTAATGGCACTCCAAGCACAGCTATAACTAAGATCTTAGATAAAGCTAAAGAACTTGGAGTAGAAAATGATCCAATAAAATCAATAATTGGGTAA